One segment of Thermodesulfovibrio sp. 3907-1M DNA contains the following:
- the argF gene encoding ornithine carbamoyltransferase — protein sequence MKRDYLRVFDLNRDEFISLINRAIEFKSNKEFSKCPLIGKSVGMIFEKPSTRTRVSFEVAVYQLGGHSVCLSSRELQLSRGETIRDTAEVLSRYLDCIVIRTFSHSIIEEFAKWSTVPVINALTDEHHPCQAMADMMTILEKKGSFEGIKLAYVGDGNNVANSLIEASALTGVKIHVATPEGFEPSEEVVEKAKAYTEVKIFNNPEEAVKMADAIYTDVWLSMGEEENIEKKRKLKDFQVNNELLKHAKPDAIVMHCLPAHRGEEITDEVLDGPRSVVLEQAENRLHTSKAILEFLLIM from the coding sequence GTGAAAAGAGATTATCTCAGAGTTTTTGATTTAAACAGAGATGAGTTTATTTCATTGATAAATAGAGCAATTGAGTTTAAATCAAATAAAGAGTTTTCAAAATGTCCTCTCATTGGAAAAAGCGTAGGAATGATTTTTGAAAAACCATCCACCAGAACAAGGGTTTCTTTTGAAGTTGCGGTGTATCAACTTGGTGGACATTCTGTGTGTTTAAGCTCAAGGGAACTGCAGCTTTCACGAGGAGAAACGATAAGAGACACTGCAGAGGTGCTTTCAAGATATCTTGACTGCATAGTAATCAGAACATTTTCTCATAGTATAATTGAAGAGTTTGCAAAGTGGTCAACTGTTCCAGTGATAAATGCTTTAACAGATGAACACCATCCCTGTCAGGCAATGGCAGACATGATGACAATTTTGGAAAAAAAGGGAAGTTTTGAAGGAATTAAGCTTGCCTATGTGGGAGACGGAAACAATGTGGCAAACTCTTTAATTGAAGCAAGTGCTTTAACGGGAGTGAAAATTCATGTAGCAACACCTGAAGGGTTTGAGCCTTCAGAAGAAGTAGTTGAAAAGGCAAAAGCTTATACTGAAGTAAAAATCTTTAACAATCCAGAAGAGGCTGTTAAAATGGCTGATGCAATATATACTGATGTATGGCTTAGTATGGGTGAAGAAGAAAACATTGAAAAGAAAAGAAAATTGAAAGATTTTCAGGTAAACAACGAGCTATTAAAACATGCAAAACCTGACGCCATTGTGATGCACTGTCTACCAGCTCACAGAGGAGAAGAGATCACTGATGAAGTGCTTGACGGACCTCGGAGCGTTGTCCTTGAGCAAGCAGAAAATAGACTCCATACCTCAAAGGCAATTCTTGAATTTTTGCTTATCATGTAG
- a CDS encoding lactate permease LctP family transporter, with amino-acid sequence MPWKMDINPLGSLALSALVAAVPILYLFWALAYKRMKGHWAAISAVAIAVLISIVAYGMPVNLSVLSVFNGFLFGLWPVCWIVVTAVYIYNLSVETKQFEVIKNSLAAISDDRRVQAVIIAYSFGAFLEGAAGFGTPVAISAAMLAGLGFNPIYAAGICLIANTAPVAFGAIGIPIVVGSAVSGVDMMAMSKMVGRQLPFFSIIVPFYMAVVMAGWKKAVEIWPILLVSGGSFALTQFLVSNYIGPYLPDILSSIVSIIATVIFAKIWHPKESWTFEHEAAATGRAKLEFTAGQVFRAWAPFILLSIFVAAWGVKPIKAALDQLLTIKFPITGLDKEVIDHLGKPKAAVYVFNILSAAGTAILFAGILSIPVMGASIGTALRVAGRTLNQLKWPIVTIGTILGFAYLYNFSGMAITLGYAFASTGAIFPFFAAFLGWLGVFMTGSDTSSNALFGKLQEVTARQIGVDPVLTVASNSSGGVFGKMISPQSIAVATAATGYVGHEGDIFRFTLKHSIILTFIMGVLAMLQAYVFTWMIPHWEQVVQAAAAAKPAASTGIPAQGINYLIITFAVSIFIVIISRVVGRGAVK; translated from the coding sequence ATGCCCTGGAAAATGGACATCAATCCATTGGGTAGTCTTGCCTTAAGTGCTCTGGTTGCGGCAGTGCCTATTCTTTATCTCTTCTGGGCACTTGCCTACAAGAGAATGAAAGGGCACTGGGCAGCAATCTCAGCTGTAGCCATTGCTGTTTTGATCTCAATTGTTGCCTATGGAATGCCAGTGAATCTTTCTGTTCTTTCAGTTTTTAATGGTTTTCTTTTCGGTCTGTGGCCTGTTTGCTGGATCGTTGTTACAGCAGTTTATATTTATAATCTTTCCGTTGAAACAAAACAGTTTGAAGTTATCAAGAACTCGCTGGCTGCGATCTCCGATGACAGAAGAGTTCAGGCAGTAATTATTGCTTACTCTTTTGGTGCATTTCTTGAAGGTGCTGCAGGATTTGGAACACCTGTGGCAATCTCAGCTGCAATGCTTGCAGGATTGGGATTCAATCCAATTTATGCTGCAGGTATCTGTCTTATTGCAAACACAGCACCTGTTGCCTTCGGTGCAATTGGAATTCCTATTGTTGTTGGCTCAGCAGTCTCTGGCGTTGATATGATGGCAATGAGTAAGATGGTGGGAAGACAGCTTCCATTTTTCAGCATTATTGTTCCATTTTATATGGCTGTTGTTATGGCTGGATGGAAAAAAGCTGTTGAAATTTGGCCTATTCTTTTAGTAAGTGGTGGTTCTTTTGCATTAACACAGTTTTTAGTATCCAATTATATTGGTCCTTATCTACCAGACATTCTTTCATCAATTGTTTCTATTATTGCGACAGTAATATTTGCTAAAATATGGCATCCAAAGGAATCCTGGACCTTTGAACATGAAGCAGCAGCAACAGGAAGAGCAAAACTTGAATTTACTGCAGGACAGGTCTTTAGAGCATGGGCACCCTTTATTCTTCTTTCAATTTTCGTTGCTGCATGGGGAGTAAAGCCAATTAAAGCAGCACTGGATCAACTTTTAACAATAAAATTCCCGATAACAGGTCTTGATAAAGAAGTTATAGATCATCTTGGGAAACCAAAGGCTGCTGTTTATGTATTTAATATTCTTTCAGCAGCAGGAACTGCAATTCTTTTTGCAGGAATTCTTTCAATTCCAGTAATGGGAGCATCAATTGGAACAGCTCTCAGGGTTGCTGGACGGACTCTTAATCAGCTTAAGTGGCCTATCGTAACAATTGGAACAATTCTTGGATTTGCCTATCTTTATAACTTCTCAGGAATGGCGATTACTCTTGGTTATGCCTTTGCATCAACAGGAGCAATTTTCCCATTCTTTGCAGCATTTCTTGGCTGGCTTGGAGTTTTCATGACAGGTTCAGATACATCGTCGAATGCTCTTTTTGGAAAGCTTCAGGAAGTTACTGCCCGCCAGATTGGAGTTGATCCTGTTCTTACAGTGGCATCAAACTCATCCGGTGGTGTTTTTGGAAAGATGATTTCTCCTCAATCAATAGCAGTAGCAACTGCAGCAACTGGATATGTTGGACATGAAGGTGATATTTTTAGATTTACTCTCAAACACTCCATAATCCTTACCTTCATCATGGGAGTGCTTGCAATGCTTCAGGCATATGTATTTACATGGATGATCCCTCACTGGGAGCAGGTCGTACAAGCAGCTGCAGCAGCAAAACCTGCTGCTTCCACAGGAATTCCTGCACAAGGAATTAATTACCTTATTATTACATTTGCAGTTTCAATATTTATTGTGATAATTTCAAGAGTTGTTGGAAGAGGAGCTGTAAAATGA
- a CDS encoding FAD-linked oxidase C-terminal domain-containing protein, whose translation MIDSNFINKCRNIFGPENVITDKAELITYSYDATPGIPREIPGVVVFPENTKQIQELIFLARQTKTPIYPRGAGTCLSGGPVPLSRGVVISFQKMNKILEIDPDNLTATVQPGVIIADLNNAVAKYGLLYPPDPGSMATATVGGSVAENSGGLRGLKYGVTKHYIMGMEVVLPTGEVFRYGGKTVKNVTAYDFTSLFVGSEGTLGIITEIICKLIPAPKYRKSMIAFFDRLEDAGKTVTDIVRNHVIPATLEIMDKVTIQTVENYAKVGLPTDVEALLLIEVDGMGKDSVEWEAQKCVEIIKQNNGRYKIAETDAERDALWAARRAALPALAQVKPATVLEDATVPRTKIVDMLVSIQNIAKKYNLMIGTFGHAGDGNLHPTILIDPLDKDEMERLHKAVDEIFEVALSFGGTLSGEHGIGVAKIKYLKNEIGRSGVETMRRIKQALDPDNILNPGKLVPLEE comes from the coding sequence ATGATTGATAGCAACTTCATAAATAAGTGTAGAAATATTTTCGGTCCGGAAAATGTTATCACTGATAAAGCAGAATTGATAACTTATAGCTATGATGCCACCCCCGGGATTCCTCGGGAAATCCCCGGGGTGGTTGTTTTCCCTGAAAATACAAAACAGATTCAGGAACTCATATTTCTTGCAAGGCAGACAAAAACACCAATATATCCAAGAGGTGCAGGAACATGCCTAAGTGGAGGACCTGTGCCTCTAAGCAGAGGAGTTGTTATTTCCTTTCAAAAGATGAATAAAATTCTGGAGATTGATCCTGACAACTTAACAGCAACTGTTCAGCCCGGAGTTATTATCGCTGATTTGAACAATGCTGTTGCAAAATATGGACTTCTTTATCCACCAGATCCCGGCTCTATGGCAACTGCAACAGTTGGTGGCTCAGTGGCTGAAAACTCTGGAGGATTACGAGGATTGAAATACGGAGTGACAAAGCACTACATAATGGGAATGGAAGTTGTGCTTCCAACAGGAGAGGTTTTCCGTTATGGTGGAAAAACAGTAAAAAATGTTACAGCCTATGATTTTACAAGTCTTTTTGTTGGCTCTGAAGGAACACTTGGAATAATTACTGAAATAATATGCAAACTCATTCCTGCACCAAAATATCGTAAATCAATGATTGCATTCTTTGACAGGCTTGAAGATGCTGGAAAAACTGTTACTGATATTGTTCGAAATCATGTAATTCCTGCAACTCTTGAAATAATGGACAAAGTCACCATTCAGACTGTGGAAAACTATGCAAAAGTAGGACTTCCCACTGATGTGGAAGCTCTGCTACTCATAGAAGTTGATGGCATGGGTAAAGATTCTGTTGAGTGGGAAGCGCAAAAATGCGTTGAAATAATAAAACAGAACAATGGAAGATATAAAATAGCGGAAACTGATGCAGAAAGAGACGCCCTCTGGGCAGCCCGAAGAGCAGCATTACCAGCCCTTGCTCAGGTAAAACCTGCAACAGTGCTTGAAGACGCCACTGTTCCAAGAACAAAGATTGTTGACATGCTGGTTTCAATTCAAAATATTGCCAAAAAGTACAATTTAATGATTGGAACATTTGGTCATGCAGGGGATGGTAATCTTCATCCAACAATTCTGATAGATCCCCTTGATAAGGATGAGATGGAAAGACTTCATAAAGCAGTTGATGAAATATTTGAAGTGGCGCTGTCTTTTGGTGGCACTCTTTCTGGAGAACATGGAATTGGAGTGGCAAAGATCAAGTATCTCAAAAACGAAATCGGACGCTCCGGCGTTGAAACAATGCGCAGAATCAAGCAGGCACTTGATCCTGACAATATATTAAATCCCGGAAAGCTTGTTCCTCTGGAGGAATAA
- a CDS encoding (Fe-S)-binding protein, translating into MAKTVFDDISTLKKELLRCMKCGNCMSVCPVYNVEKKESSVARGKIALGEAIIDDKINIDDETLVKLIFNCLVCKSCMLACPSGVRFDRIILGLRAAIARKKGIPFVKKALFGLLKNPELFDRGMKAFAAMQGFFLTKEGEKIRAPRGFLKQFGKRFDSDFVLPELSKESFRDKVSEVINVENPQATVIFFTGCSVNYFYPEVGEDLIYVLKRNNVTVITPKNQNCCGMPVMVHGDIETARQLAKKNLDVFEKTAAQYIVTVCGSCGSAIKHEYPIILEATEYEEMAKKWAERVYDISIFLLKVIKFEPPKGKVELKVTYHDPCHLKKSMKVFNEPRQLLKMIPGVSLVEMKKPDACCGSGGSYHLTHAETALKIAQAKTEDIKQTQADVVCTGCPACMMELFEGIRRWNGNCKVLHTVNLLAKAYKKEEA; encoded by the coding sequence GTGGCTAAAACAGTCTTTGATGATATCTCAACTTTAAAAAAAGAGCTGCTCAGATGCATGAAATGCGGCAATTGCATGTCCGTATGTCCCGTTTACAATGTGGAAAAAAAGGAATCCTCTGTTGCTCGCGGTAAAATTGCCCTTGGAGAGGCAATTATTGATGACAAAATTAATATAGATGATGAAACCCTTGTGAAACTCATTTTCAACTGTCTTGTATGCAAATCCTGCATGCTTGCATGTCCTTCTGGCGTAAGATTTGACAGAATTATTCTTGGACTTAGAGCAGCTATTGCAAGAAAAAAAGGAATTCCCTTTGTGAAAAAAGCTCTTTTTGGATTGTTGAAAAATCCAGAGCTTTTTGACAGAGGCATGAAAGCCTTTGCAGCCATGCAGGGATTTTTTCTTACAAAAGAAGGAGAAAAAATACGTGCACCAAGAGGATTTTTAAAACAGTTCGGGAAGAGATTTGATAGTGATTTCGTCTTACCAGAACTCAGCAAAGAAAGCTTCAGGGATAAGGTCTCTGAAGTCATAAATGTAGAAAATCCCCAGGCAACTGTAATATTTTTCACAGGCTGTTCTGTTAACTATTTTTATCCAGAGGTTGGTGAAGACCTGATTTATGTGCTTAAGAGAAACAATGTTACAGTTATAACTCCAAAAAATCAGAACTGCTGTGGAATGCCTGTAATGGTTCACGGAGATATTGAAACAGCAAGACAGCTTGCAAAGAAAAATCTTGATGTCTTTGAAAAAACTGCTGCCCAGTATATTGTCACAGTATGTGGCTCCTGTGGAAGCGCCATTAAGCATGAATATCCAATTATTCTTGAAGCAACAGAATATGAGGAAATGGCAAAAAAATGGGCTGAGAGAGTTTACGATATTTCAATATTTCTTTTGAAAGTCATTAAATTTGAGCCACCAAAGGGGAAAGTGGAGCTAAAAGTTACCTATCATGATCCATGTCACCTTAAAAAATCAATGAAGGTATTTAATGAGCCAAGACAGTTACTTAAAATGATACCGGGTGTGAGTCTTGTAGAGATGAAAAAACCTGATGCCTGCTGCGGTAGTGGTGGCAGTTATCATTTAACTCATGCTGAGACTGCTTTAAAAATTGCTCAGGCTAAGACAGAGGATATAAAGCAGACTCAGGCAGATGTGGTCTGCACAGGATGTCCTGCCTGTATGATGGAACTTTTTGAAGGAATCCGAAGATGGAATGGAAACTGTAAAGTTTTGCATACAGTTAATTTGCTGGCTAAGGCATATAAAAAAGAGGAGGCATAA
- a CDS encoding lactate utilization protein, with protein MFELFKQKAEAINAEVHKFSSKAEALDFIKDFIKQNTPNKISKGVVWCDSEFLEGVDKDTLQKELPQIEFNIDLNSATSAKIGINQADFGIAETGSLVEISENVSKRLCSTLPEIHIAILPMKKILPDMESVFKQIEINKIPYMTVISGPSRTADIERVLTIGVHGPERVVILCVENF; from the coding sequence GTGTTTGAGCTTTTTAAACAAAAGGCAGAGGCAATAAATGCAGAAGTACACAAATTCAGCAGTAAAGCAGAGGCTCTTGATTTCATAAAGGATTTTATTAAGCAGAATACTCCAAATAAAATTTCAAAGGGAGTGGTATGGTGTGATTCCGAATTCCTTGAAGGAGTTGATAAAGATACATTGCAAAAAGAGCTTCCTCAAATTGAGTTCAACATAGATCTCAATTCAGCAACATCAGCAAAAATAGGGATAAATCAGGCTGATTTTGGAATTGCAGAGACAGGAAGCCTTGTTGAAATATCAGAGAATGTCTCAAAAAGACTCTGTTCCACTTTACCTGAAATTCATATAGCAATCCTTCCAATGAAGAAGATTTTACCTGACATGGAGTCAGTATTTAAACAGATAGAAATTAACAAAATTCCATATATGACAGTAATAAGTGGTCCAAGCAGAACTGCTGATATAGAAAGAGTTCTTACAATCGGGGTACATGGACCTGAAAGGGTTGTTATTCTTTGTGTTGAAAATTTTTAG
- the ldhH gene encoding L-lactate dehydrogenase (quinone) large subunit LdhH: MIKEEIRKALSNANLGGALTRFSEAYAVSRRKAYEGLDFEEIREKIASAKAYVAEHLDKVVQTFIKSAQANGAKVFYTKSPDEVRNYIIELAKKNNVKSIVKSKSMATEEIHLNKYLRQEGIEVDETDLGEWIIQLAGQRPSHMVLPAIHLTRYDVSDVFTKKVEPVEPDIAQMVKFARKHLRRKFLAADMGITGANIAIAETGTIVIFTNEGNGRLTMTLPKIHVAVVGVEKLVAKMEDIFPIIKALPRSATAQLITSYISFVSRPYTHIDGSQKEFHIILFDNNRSAIAKDPIFKQTLQCIRCASCLNVCPVFRLIGGHVFGKVYTGGIGTILTAWTEGLRASKDIQGLCIQCGNCVKVCPGKINIPELILEIRKRLAKEEGLSFKTKAIYSVVNNRKLFHSILRAASKLQKPFESKGLIRHLPFFLSELTQERSLPAIADVPFRDRFKKMKQPESKIKAVFFAGCLIDFAYPEVGEALVKLLNAAGIEVLFPDEQTCCGAPARYSGVMDVAANNSKQNVEALLSVDADYVVSACPTCTVALKKQFIKDIKEQNYNEKLISSAQRLAEKVFDASELVNKLIKGGRIKFKELPEITFTYHDPCHLIRSLNISQEPRESLISAGLKLVEMFESDTCCGMGGSYSLKFPEISGTILRRKLENIKKTETKLVCTDCPGCVMQIRGGIDKEGLQIEVKHSLVVLAERIK, from the coding sequence GTGATTAAGGAGGAGATAAGAAAAGCTCTATCCAACGCAAACCTTGGTGGAGCATTAACGAGATTTTCAGAAGCCTATGCTGTAAGCAGGCGTAAAGCCTATGAGGGACTTGATTTTGAGGAAATAAGAGAAAAAATAGCCTCTGCCAAAGCCTATGTGGCAGAGCATCTTGATAAAGTTGTGCAAACTTTTATTAAATCTGCTCAGGCAAACGGAGCAAAGGTTTTCTATACAAAAAGCCCGGATGAGGTGAGAAATTACATAATTGAACTGGCAAAGAAAAACAATGTAAAAAGCATTGTAAAATCAAAATCAATGGCAACAGAGGAGATTCATCTTAATAAGTATCTAAGACAAGAGGGCATTGAAGTTGATGAAACAGACTTAGGAGAGTGGATTATTCAGCTTGCAGGTCAGAGACCTTCTCACATGGTGCTTCCTGCAATACACCTTACAAGATATGATGTTTCCGATGTTTTTACAAAGAAGGTTGAACCTGTTGAGCCAGATATTGCCCAGATGGTTAAATTCGCAAGAAAACATTTAAGAAGAAAATTTCTTGCTGCAGATATGGGTATTACAGGAGCAAATATAGCTATTGCAGAAACAGGAACGATTGTTATATTCACCAATGAAGGTAACGGTCGTCTTACAATGACTTTACCTAAGATTCATGTGGCTGTGGTTGGCGTGGAAAAACTTGTGGCAAAAATGGAGGATATATTTCCAATTATAAAAGCTCTTCCCAGAAGTGCAACTGCCCAGCTTATTACAAGTTACATCTCCTTTGTTAGCAGACCCTATACGCACATAGATGGCTCTCAGAAGGAGTTTCATATAATACTTTTTGACAACAACCGTAGTGCCATAGCAAAAGACCCGATTTTTAAACAAACTCTGCAATGCATACGCTGTGCCTCATGTCTCAATGTATGTCCTGTATTTAGACTTATTGGTGGACATGTTTTTGGAAAGGTTTATACAGGTGGAATTGGAACAATTCTCACAGCATGGACAGAAGGGCTCAGAGCTTCAAAGGATATTCAGGGACTCTGTATTCAATGTGGAAACTGTGTTAAGGTATGTCCAGGTAAGATAAATATTCCAGAACTTATCTTAGAGATAAGGAAGAGACTTGCAAAAGAAGAGGGATTGAGTTTTAAAACAAAAGCAATATATTCTGTCGTAAACAACAGAAAATTATTTCATTCCATACTGAGAGCGGCATCAAAACTTCAAAAACCCTTTGAATCAAAGGGACTTATAAGGCATCTTCCATTCTTTCTGTCAGAATTAACTCAGGAAAGAAGCCTGCCTGCTATTGCGGATGTTCCTTTCAGAGATAGATTCAAAAAAATGAAACAGCCAGAATCAAAAATCAAGGCTGTATTCTTTGCAGGTTGCCTTATTGATTTTGCCTATCCTGAAGTTGGAGAAGCCCTTGTTAAACTGCTTAATGCTGCAGGCATAGAAGTTCTGTTTCCAGATGAGCAAACATGCTGTGGTGCACCTGCAAGATACTCTGGTGTAATGGATGTGGCAGCAAACAATTCAAAACAGAATGTGGAAGCACTTTTAAGTGTGGATGCAGACTATGTTGTATCTGCCTGCCCAACATGCACTGTGGCACTTAAAAAACAGTTTATTAAGGACATAAAGGAACAGAACTATAATGAAAAATTAATAAGCTCCGCTCAAAGGCTTGCGGAAAAGGTATTTGATGCCTCTGAGTTAGTCAATAAGCTCATAAAGGGTGGCAGAATTAAATTTAAAGAACTTCCTGAAATCACCTTCACCTATCATGATCCCTGCCATCTTATAAGAAGTCTTAATATATCTCAGGAGCCAAGAGAGAGCCTTATTTCAGCAGGGCTTAAACTCGTTGAAATGTTTGAGTCTGACACATGTTGTGGAATGGGTGGAAGTTATTCACTGAAATTTCCTGAAATATCAGGCACCATACTTAGAAGAAAGCTTGAAAATATCAAAAAAACGGAAACAAAGCTTGTTTGCACAGATTGCCCTGGCTGTGTCATGCAAATAAGAGGAGGAATTGATAAAGAGGGACTTCAGATAGAAGTAAAACACTCACTGGTAGTTCTTGCTGAAAGAATTAAATGA